The proteins below are encoded in one region of Limnochorda pilosa:
- a CDS encoding sodium:solute symporter family protein: MVTPQAWVWTFVGAYWLYCIYWGIKGALQAKTASGYMIAGRQLPMWIFILAATATSFSGWTFVGHPGLIWKDGMAYAFASFYVLTIPITGAFFAKRQWLLGKRYGFITPGDMYSYYYGTEAMRVLVVVVAFLYSAFYSAVQLLASGSLFHWVTGIPVMEGAMLLAAIVVFYVAAGGLRSIAAVDALQAILLVAGIITLGAFVLDALGGWAVFSSQLRTVEARYLQIPAVMKVTAGEQIWTGTMILTYMFSLMGIQSSPAFTMWSFSNKNPRPFPWQQTFASTFVVGFALFFFTAIQGMGGRLVGADVLGIRTDADLVPALMTRYLPPIALAFVTIGALAAMQSTASPYIGTGSTILSRDVYFRYIRPNAGHREQIWTARVFAVIIVVVAFVIAVTNQSALVMLGGLATAFGTLMYLPLLGVVYGLRVTGLGTVLGLIAGIAAVFLTDILVPGWKYPLTIHSAGWGLGIAIVVGLLASLLGKESEESIARRREVREWLDSVDGPTESQKKWRKAMWVVVPVWYIFAIGPGAVLGNNAFSFLGFPPLWSWQIAWWLVGIAMMWALTFKAGLSLTTDEQIARAEKETRYVVHEVAPEATVGVAVTRS; the protein is encoded by the coding sequence ATGGTGACCCCTCAAGCGTGGGTTTGGACCTTCGTGGGCGCGTACTGGCTCTACTGCATCTACTGGGGCATCAAGGGCGCCCTCCAGGCCAAGACCGCAAGCGGTTACATGATCGCCGGGCGCCAGCTGCCCATGTGGATCTTCATCCTGGCCGCCACCGCCACCTCGTTCAGCGGGTGGACCTTCGTGGGCCATCCCGGCCTGATCTGGAAGGACGGCATGGCGTATGCCTTCGCCTCCTTCTACGTGCTGACCATCCCCATCACCGGCGCCTTCTTCGCCAAGCGCCAGTGGCTCCTGGGAAAGCGTTACGGGTTCATCACCCCGGGCGACATGTACTCCTACTACTACGGCACCGAGGCCATGCGGGTGCTGGTGGTGGTCGTCGCCTTCCTCTACAGCGCGTTCTACTCGGCGGTGCAGCTCCTGGCGTCGGGCTCCCTCTTCCACTGGGTGACCGGCATCCCCGTGATGGAGGGCGCCATGCTCCTGGCCGCCATCGTCGTCTTCTACGTGGCCGCCGGCGGTCTCCGGAGCATCGCCGCCGTCGACGCGCTTCAGGCGATCCTCCTGGTGGCCGGCATCATCACCCTGGGAGCCTTCGTACTCGACGCGCTCGGCGGCTGGGCGGTCTTCAGCAGCCAGCTGAGGACCGTGGAAGCCCGGTACCTGCAGATCCCCGCGGTGATGAAGGTCACGGCGGGTGAGCAGATCTGGACGGGCACCATGATCCTCACCTACATGTTCTCATTGATGGGCATCCAGTCGTCCCCCGCCTTCACCATGTGGTCCTTCTCCAACAAGAACCCCCGGCCGTTCCCCTGGCAGCAGACCTTCGCCTCCACCTTCGTGGTGGGCTTCGCGCTCTTCTTCTTCACCGCCATCCAGGGGATGGGCGGCCGGCTGGTGGGGGCCGACGTCCTGGGGATCCGGACCGACGCGGACCTGGTGCCTGCACTCATGACACGGTACCTGCCGCCCATCGCCCTGGCGTTCGTCACCATCGGCGCGCTGGCGGCGATGCAGTCCACGGCCTCGCCCTACATTGGCACGGGCTCCACGATCCTCAGCCGGGACGTTTACTTCCGCTACATCCGCCCCAACGCCGGCCACCGGGAGCAGATCTGGACGGCCCGCGTCTTCGCCGTGATCATCGTCGTCGTCGCTTTCGTCATCGCCGTGACCAACCAGTCGGCGCTGGTGATGCTTGGCGGCCTGGCCACCGCCTTTGGCACCCTCATGTACCTGCCCCTCCTGGGCGTGGTCTACGGTCTGCGGGTGACGGGACTCGGCACCGTGCTGGGGCTGATCGCCGGGATCGCAGCGGTCTTCCTCACCGACATCCTCGTGCCCGGCTGGAAGTACCCGCTCACCATCCACTCGGCCGGCTGGGGCCTGGGCATTGCCATCGTCGTCGGGCTGCTGGCCAGCCTGCTGGGGAAGGAGTCGGAGGAGTCCATCGCCCGGCGGAGGGAGGTTCGCGAGTGGCTCGACTCCGTCGACGGCCCCACCGAGTCGCAGAAGAAGTGGCGGAAGGCAATGTGGGTCGTGGTACCGGTCTGGTACATCTTCGCCATCGGGCCGGGGGCGGTGCTGGGCAACAACGCCTTCTCCTTCCTGGGCTTCCCGCCGCTCTGGTCGTGGCAGATCGCCTGGTGGCTCGTCGGCATCGCGATGATGTGGGCCCTCACCTTCAAGGCGGGCCTCTCGCTCACCACCGACGAGCAGATCGCACGCGCCGAGAAGGAGACGCGCTACGTCGTGCACGAGGTGGCGCCCGAGGCGACTGTCGGGGTGGCGGTCACCCGCAGCTGA
- a CDS encoding solute symporter family protein, with product MPSSAGALALTALLLALTLFISAYARHSTRTSLGFYLAERRVGVLTNAAAICGDYFSSASFLGVAGAVYLSGLDGIWFGAGFGAGFLPVLLLIAAPIRRFGEYSIPDFLGERFQSRSLRGLAVVAVQAIVLLYLVPQTVAVGVTWELLIGVGAGGLSPYQTGVLAVVGLMIVYVALGGMKGTTWNQVIHFALFLGVALFVVAGAFMHGFRYARAVGEISHKPMVEARAFDTAFLLDDPRGRLVLEEARAGMSPEAYGEAEATLAEAARRGRRDTTVWLLVPQQNRLHPEPLRFREPGQRYGAWDQVGVVLSLILGTAGLPHVINRYFTTPTGRMARTSTAWVLILVACFYVLMTLAGVAARQLVPMAASNDPWVGAITVDGFLKNPDQAVLALGRIFGGDPGLALVTAGTFAAILSTVGGLLMASAASWGHDVYEKLLGRSVTDAGKVRVGRAAVLGTGLVAVLLGSAVPATGLLRHYPAIIALMVTWAFSVAGSAFFPTFVAAIWWPRATARGALAGMATGLATSTVFLVLVVLRVLSGHPSPGLWGLTYPTLVSVPAAFGAIVAVSLLDRPPDPAALAHTWLRLHGTARDRLHARLAGSAEESFRL from the coding sequence ATGCCCTCTAGCGCCGGCGCGCTCGCGCTCACCGCCCTCCTCCTGGCCCTGACCCTGTTCATCTCCGCCTATGCCCGTCACTCCACCCGCACGAGCCTCGGCTTCTACCTGGCCGAGCGGCGGGTGGGCGTCCTCACCAACGCGGCCGCCATCTGCGGCGACTACTTCAGCTCGGCATCCTTCCTGGGGGTGGCGGGCGCCGTCTACCTCTCGGGGCTCGACGGCATCTGGTTCGGCGCCGGGTTCGGTGCGGGCTTCCTCCCCGTCTTGCTCCTCATCGCCGCGCCCATCCGCCGTTTCGGGGAGTACTCCATTCCCGACTTCCTTGGGGAGCGCTTCCAGAGCCGCTCCCTTCGGGGGCTGGCCGTGGTCGCCGTGCAGGCCATCGTCCTCCTCTACCTCGTCCCCCAGACCGTCGCGGTGGGGGTCACCTGGGAGCTCCTGATCGGCGTGGGGGCCGGCGGCCTTTCGCCCTACCAGACGGGCGTGCTCGCGGTCGTGGGGCTCATGATCGTCTACGTGGCCCTGGGAGGGATGAAGGGGACCACCTGGAACCAGGTGATCCACTTCGCGCTCTTCCTGGGGGTCGCCCTCTTCGTGGTGGCCGGCGCCTTCATGCACGGGTTCCGGTACGCCCGGGCCGTGGGCGAGATCTCCCACAAGCCCATGGTGGAGGCGCGGGCCTTTGACACCGCCTTCCTCCTCGACGACCCGCGCGGTCGGCTCGTCCTGGAGGAGGCACGTGCCGGGATGAGCCCGGAGGCGTACGGCGAGGCCGAGGCGACCCTGGCTGAGGCCGCCCGAAGGGGACGGCGCGACACCACCGTCTGGCTGCTGGTGCCCCAGCAGAACCGCCTGCACCCTGAGCCGCTTCGCTTCCGGGAGCCCGGGCAGCGTTACGGAGCCTGGGACCAGGTGGGGGTCGTCCTCTCGCTGATCCTGGGCACGGCAGGCCTTCCGCACGTGATCAACCGGTACTTCACCACCCCCACCGGGCGGATGGCCCGCACCAGCACCGCCTGGGTGCTGATCCTGGTGGCCTGCTTCTACGTGCTGATGACGCTGGCGGGCGTCGCGGCCCGCCAGCTCGTCCCGATGGCCGCGTCCAACGACCCGTGGGTCGGTGCCATCACGGTGGACGGTTTCCTCAAGAACCCCGATCAGGCCGTCCTCGCCCTGGGGCGGATCTTCGGGGGAGACCCCGGGCTGGCTCTGGTGACGGCCGGCACCTTCGCCGCCATCCTCTCCACGGTGGGCGGGCTCCTCATGGCCTCGGCGGCCTCGTGGGGCCACGACGTGTACGAGAAGCTCCTGGGGCGCTCCGTCACCGACGCGGGTAAGGTGAGGGTGGGTCGTGCGGCCGTTCTGGGGACGGGGTTGGTCGCGGTGCTCCTGGGCTCCGCTGTGCCGGCCACGGGCCTGCTCCGCCATTACCCTGCCATCATCGCCCTGATGGTCACCTGGGCGTTCTCGGTGGCCGGATCGGCCTTCTTCCCCACCTTCGTGGCCGCCATCTGGTGGCCGCGCGCCACGGCCCGGGGAGCCCTGGCCGGGATGGCCACGGGGCTGGCCACCTCCACCGTCTTCCTGGTGCTGGTGGTGCTCCGGGTGCTGAGCGGGCACCCTTCTCCCGGACTGTGGGGGCTTACCTACCCCACACTGGTGAGCGTGCCGGCCGCCTTCGGCGCGATCGTCGCCGTCTCCCTCCTGGACCGGCCGCCGGACCCCGCGGCGCTGGCCCACACGTGGCTCCGCCTGCACGGGACCGCCCGCGACCGCCTCCACGCGCGGCTGGCCGGCTCCGCCGAGGAAAGCTTCCGGCTGTAG
- a CDS encoding carboxypeptidase M32, translating into MERSARLEAFLERTRPVMDLGRAAAVLGWDQNTYMPPGGAEARAEQTATLTGLVHERLVSDETVHALEALEEEVKGASPGSFAAGVARVARREIDQMRKLPGKLVSDLARASSLAQNAWVEARAQSRFDLFRPHLEHILDLTRQVAGHLGYQDHPYDALLDRFEPDMTSAQVDRLFDQLKARLVPLVEAIRPRLDRVSDAVLRQSFPRDGQFQLGNEALRAMGFDFQRGRLDTSAHPFTTSFSRNDVRITTRVDEQNLAYALYSTIHEGGHALYEQGIPEELERTPLGDIISLGLHESQSRLWENVVGRSREFWQFVLPAAQRIFPQQLGGASVEELYRAVNRVEPSFIRTEADEVTYNLHIFVRYELERDLLGGTLDVAGLPEAWNAKMEAYLGIRPPDDAKGVLQDIHWSQGSIGYFPTYTLGTVLAAQLFRQAEQEEPGLRDSIARGELVRLKEWLNRRVHAHGARYTLPEMTREITGRDLEAAPYLEYLEGKYRELYGL; encoded by the coding sequence ATGGAGCGATCGGCACGGCTCGAGGCCTTCCTCGAGCGGACACGACCCGTCATGGACCTGGGCCGGGCGGCGGCGGTTCTGGGATGGGACCAGAACACCTACATGCCACCCGGCGGCGCCGAGGCCCGCGCCGAGCAGACGGCCACCCTCACGGGTCTGGTGCATGAACGTCTCGTGAGCGACGAGACCGTGCACGCGCTGGAGGCCCTGGAGGAAGAGGTGAAGGGCGCATCCCCCGGGTCCTTCGCGGCCGGCGTGGCCCGGGTGGCCCGCCGGGAGATCGACCAGATGCGCAAGCTCCCGGGCAAGCTCGTCTCCGACCTGGCCCGCGCCTCGTCCCTGGCCCAGAACGCCTGGGTGGAAGCCCGCGCCCAGTCCCGCTTCGACCTCTTCCGGCCCCACCTGGAGCACATCCTGGACCTCACCCGCCAGGTGGCCGGTCACCTGGGCTACCAGGACCACCCCTACGACGCGCTTCTGGATCGCTTCGAGCCGGACATGACCAGCGCCCAGGTGGACCGCCTCTTCGACCAGCTCAAGGCCCGGCTGGTGCCGCTGGTGGAGGCGATCCGCCCCCGCCTCGACCGGGTGAGCGATGCGGTCCTGCGCCAATCCTTCCCCAGAGACGGCCAGTTCCAGCTGGGCAACGAGGCGTTGAGGGCCATGGGCTTCGACTTTCAGCGGGGCCGGCTCGACACCTCGGCCCACCCCTTCACCACGTCCTTCTCCCGGAACGACGTGCGCATCACCACCCGCGTGGACGAGCAGAACCTGGCCTACGCGCTTTACTCCACCATCCACGAGGGAGGGCACGCCCTGTACGAGCAGGGCATCCCTGAGGAGTTGGAGCGGACGCCGCTGGGCGACATCATCTCCCTGGGGCTGCACGAGTCCCAGTCGCGCCTTTGGGAGAACGTGGTGGGCCGCTCCCGGGAGTTCTGGCAGTTCGTGCTGCCGGCGGCCCAGCGGATCTTTCCCCAGCAACTGGGCGGCGCCTCGGTGGAGGAGCTCTACCGGGCGGTCAACCGGGTGGAACCCTCCTTCATTCGTACCGAGGCCGACGAGGTGACCTACAACCTCCACATCTTCGTGCGGTACGAGCTGGAGCGGGATCTGCTGGGCGGCACCCTCGACGTGGCCGGCCTGCCCGAGGCGTGGAACGCCAAGATGGAAGCCTACCTGGGCATCCGCCCGCCTGACGACGCGAAGGGCGTGCTCCAGGACATCCACTGGTCCCAGGGCTCCATCGGCTACTTCCCCACCTACACCCTGGGCACCGTCCTCGCGGCCCAGCTCTTCCGGCAGGCCGAGCAGGAAGAGCCGGGCCTGCGCGACTCCATCGCCCGGGGCGAGCTGGTGCGGCTGAAGGAGTGGCTCAACCGGCGGGTGCACGCCCACGGCGCACGCTACACCCTGCCCGAGATGACCCGGGAGATCACAGGGCGGGACCTGGAGGCGGCCCCGTACCTGGAGTACCTGGAGGGGAAATACCGGGAACTGTACGGGTTGTAG
- a CDS encoding carbohydrate ABC transporter permease, giving the protein MAHTTPHPVAVPTPAEGLAHPDPAWLARRRWARAGLVYTTLLVLSILFMGPLLFATLSSLKDQPTEWPPRLDPPQLSPRYWVGAYRLGKEGGGSGWFGSFEPGSTLRMELTYRVPPGQAEAPIGVQVPRRVPGAGAGAVRTGPFASEVAAVSPVEVVRRVEQEDGVALTFRFTVHNASADVAVDRVPLDVTIPRGYRLLEATLPPNREERRGQVHSWNNIAGGLIPYVFYNYHRVFSENYSRSTGRNLFLTWIGNSFLLAALKVLATLAFASLAGYTLARMDFPGKQALFVFMLFSMMLPPQVIFISNYLVLRDGIFGLSRLWGGGSLLNTFTGLVVSGLVGASAVFIMRQFFLSLPRELEESARIDGATPWQTFSRVILPLARPALGALTIMTFQGAWNDFFWPMVVLTAPQDKYTLTVGLLSFRRTYGVAFDWGPILAGAVVSALPIVILFVIFQRYFIEGISFSGLKG; this is encoded by the coding sequence GTGGCCCACACGACCCCTCATCCCGTGGCGGTACCGACCCCGGCGGAGGGCCTCGCCCACCCGGACCCTGCGTGGCTCGCCCGGCGCCGGTGGGCCCGGGCCGGCCTCGTGTACACCACCCTGCTGGTCCTTTCGATCCTGTTCATGGGCCCGCTCCTCTTCGCCACCCTCTCCAGCCTCAAGGATCAGCCCACCGAGTGGCCGCCGCGGCTCGACCCGCCCCAGCTTTCGCCCCGCTACTGGGTGGGAGCGTACCGGCTGGGCAAGGAGGGCGGTGGCAGCGGCTGGTTCGGCAGCTTTGAGCCGGGCAGCACGCTCCGCATGGAGCTCACCTATCGGGTGCCACCCGGGCAGGCCGAGGCGCCCATTGGGGTACAGGTGCCCCGGCGCGTGCCGGGCGCCGGGGCCGGGGCCGTGCGCACCGGGCCCTTCGCCTCCGAGGTGGCCGCGGTCTCGCCGGTCGAGGTCGTTCGCCGCGTCGAGCAGGAGGACGGCGTGGCCCTCACCTTCCGGTTTACGGTGCACAACGCGTCGGCGGACGTGGCCGTCGACCGGGTTCCCCTGGACGTCACGATCCCCCGGGGCTACCGGCTGCTGGAGGCAACCCTGCCGCCCAACCGGGAGGAGCGCCGCGGGCAGGTGCACAGCTGGAACAACATCGCCGGGGGGCTCATCCCCTACGTCTTTTACAATTACCACCGGGTCTTCAGCGAGAACTACTCCCGCAGCACCGGGCGGAACCTGTTCCTCACCTGGATCGGCAACTCGTTCCTGCTGGCCGCCCTGAAGGTACTCGCCACCCTGGCCTTCGCTTCCCTGGCCGGATACACCCTGGCGCGCATGGATTTCCCGGGAAAACAGGCGCTCTTCGTCTTCATGCTCTTCTCGATGATGCTGCCACCCCAGGTGATCTTCATCTCCAACTACCTGGTGCTGCGGGACGGCATCTTCGGGCTCAGCCGCCTGTGGGGCGGGGGGAGCCTGCTCAACACCTTCACCGGGCTGGTCGTCTCGGGGTTGGTGGGGGCCAGTGCGGTCTTCATCATGCGCCAGTTCTTCCTCTCGCTGCCCCGGGAGCTGGAGGAGTCGGCCCGCATCGACGGGGCCACGCCCTGGCAGACCTTCAGCCGCGTGATCCTGCCCCTGGCGCGGCCGGCCCTGGGGGCCCTCACCATCATGACCTTCCAGGGCGCCTGGAACGACTTCTTCTGGCCGATGGTGGTGCTCACCGCGCCCCAGGACAAGTACACCCTCACCGTGGGGCTCCTCAGCTTCCGGCGCACCTACGGCGTCGCCTTCGACTGGGGGCCGATCCTGGCGGGCGCGGTGGTCTCGGCGCTGCCCATCGTGATCCTCTTCGTGATCTTCCAGCGGTACTTCATCGAGGGGATCAGCTTCTCGGGGTTGAAGGGGTGA
- a CDS encoding carbohydrate ABC transporter permease, producing the protein MRLPRLAQEAAWSYLFLLPFLVTLGVFFAYAFVRTVYFSFTDYNLFAAPNWVGLKNYLDLFRERLFLTALRNSVIFAAVVTVGQTLLALALAVALNQKIRGITAFRSLYYMPSITSSVVITLIFMWLFQRTGAINYLVTLASRYGPAVLTFAGLAALLQGLQVSWERWRGLPARPLDPALLVVSLLVGGALTWALWATYLPAPAAVAERQINWLNTRGRWPAGWGAPVPLEAIMILNTWTTAPTFMLLFLAGLQDVPREFYEAAAVDGATGWTVFRRITLPHLQPVVFLVLTLGLIGTLQMFDQVAILGDQAPLEATVTLAYYVYHGVFPPGALPQVGLAAAAAVFLAVLTLVVVLVQRLVLRAE; encoded by the coding sequence ATGCGTCTCCCCCGGCTGGCCCAGGAGGCGGCGTGGAGCTACCTCTTCCTGCTACCCTTCCTCGTCACCCTGGGCGTCTTCTTCGCCTACGCGTTCGTGCGCACGGTCTACTTCAGCTTCACCGACTACAACCTCTTCGCCGCGCCGAACTGGGTGGGCCTGAAGAACTACCTGGACCTCTTCCGCGAGCGGCTCTTCCTCACCGCCCTGCGCAACTCCGTGATCTTCGCCGCGGTGGTCACGGTTGGCCAGACCCTCCTCGCGCTCGCCCTGGCGGTGGCCCTGAACCAGAAGATCCGGGGGATCACCGCCTTCCGGTCGCTCTACTACATGCCCAGCATCACCTCGAGCGTGGTGATCACCCTCATCTTCATGTGGCTCTTCCAACGCACCGGCGCCATCAACTACCTGGTGACCCTGGCGAGCCGGTACGGGCCCGCGGTGCTCACCTTCGCCGGGCTGGCGGCCCTGCTCCAAGGCCTCCAGGTGAGCTGGGAGCGCTGGCGGGGCCTTCCCGCCCGGCCCCTGGACCCGGCCTTGCTGGTGGTCTCGCTGCTGGTGGGGGGCGCGCTCACCTGGGCCCTGTGGGCCACCTACCTGCCGGCGCCCGCAGCGGTCGCCGAGCGCCAGATCAACTGGCTGAACACCCGGGGGCGCTGGCCTGCGGGGTGGGGCGCGCCCGTGCCCTTGGAGGCCATCATGATCCTCAACACCTGGACCACCGCGCCGACCTTCATGCTCCTCTTCCTGGCCGGGCTGCAGGATGTTCCCCGCGAGTTCTACGAGGCGGCGGCGGTGGACGGGGCCACGGGCTGGACCGTCTTCCGACGGATCACCCTGCCCCACCTCCAGCCCGTGGTCTTCCTGGTGCTCACCCTGGGGCTCATCGGAACCCTGCAGATGTTCGACCAGGTGGCGATCCTGGGGGACCAAGCGCCTCTCGAGGCCACGGTCACCCTGGCCTACTACGTCTACCACGGCGTCTTCCCGCCGGGTGCGCTGCCCCAGGTGGGACTTGCGGCGGCAGCGGCCGTCTTCTTGGCCGTGCTCACCCTGGTGGTGGTGCTGGTGCAGCGCCTGGTGCTACGGGCCGAGTGA
- a CDS encoding ABC transporter substrate-binding protein yields the protein MKHARSRWMGRMAAALAAAALLVALAPALAGAQGPVEVRVSGWGGTDIAIVEELVSRFVQPAVEGEGIKVVYEPVAEAFDAYLFNALSAGTAPDLFYVDIFWSEALFRAGQVEPLNAYLNASDRLKASDILPNLIEGFTLGGKVYGIPKDFNTLGTFYNKDLFDEAGVPYPDVNDDWNSLADKLRQVAEATGVEGTALIPKFERFGAFAYAAGFRPFDASGRTDLSQPGFRQAFDWYTGLVKDGLAVQPADIGADWSGSAFANEQIAVAFEGAWMLGFLRDQAPNLHYGVAPMPKAPGTGQRGNMIYTVSWSMNAASEHKQEAFRVLEELTSPEAQQWVLERGLALPSRASLAQNPYFHQQAVEAQANRVIFEGASDGNVHPFKFRQYGGDWMNPINDALGAVMNNELSPEQALREAQSRLDDLTGR from the coding sequence GTGAAGCACGCTCGGAGTCGCTGGATGGGTCGCATGGCGGCCGCCCTCGCGGCCGCGGCCCTGCTGGTCGCCCTCGCCCCGGCCTTGGCCGGCGCGCAGGGACCCGTGGAGGTGCGGGTCTCGGGCTGGGGCGGCACCGACATCGCCATCGTCGAGGAGCTGGTGAGCCGCTTCGTCCAGCCCGCCGTGGAAGGGGAAGGCATCAAGGTCGTCTACGAGCCCGTGGCCGAGGCCTTCGACGCCTATCTCTTCAACGCCCTCTCGGCCGGAACCGCGCCGGATCTCTTCTACGTCGACATCTTCTGGAGCGAGGCCCTCTTCCGGGCCGGGCAGGTGGAGCCGCTGAACGCCTACCTGAACGCATCGGATCGCCTCAAGGCCTCCGACATCCTGCCCAACCTGATCGAGGGCTTCACCCTCGGCGGGAAGGTCTACGGCATTCCCAAGGACTTTAATACCCTGGGCACCTTCTACAACAAGGACCTGTTCGACGAGGCGGGCGTCCCCTACCCCGACGTCAACGACGACTGGAACTCCTTGGCCGACAAGCTCCGCCAGGTGGCGGAGGCGACGGGGGTGGAGGGCACCGCGCTCATCCCCAAGTTCGAGCGCTTCGGCGCCTTCGCCTACGCCGCCGGCTTCCGGCCCTTCGACGCCAGCGGCCGCACGGACCTCTCCCAGCCCGGGTTCCGCCAGGCCTTCGATTGGTACACGGGCCTGGTGAAGGACGGGCTCGCGGTGCAGCCGGCCGACATCGGGGCGGACTGGTCGGGCAGCGCTTTCGCCAACGAGCAGATCGCGGTCGCCTTCGAGGGGGCGTGGATGCTTGGCTTCCTGCGGGACCAGGCGCCCAACCTGCACTACGGCGTGGCGCCCATGCCCAAGGCCCCCGGCACCGGTCAGCGGGGCAACATGATCTACACGGTCTCCTGGTCGATGAACGCGGCATCGGAGCACAAGCAGGAGGCCTTCCGGGTGCTGGAGGAGCTGACCAGCCCCGAGGCCCAGCAGTGGGTGCTGGAGCGGGGCCTGGCCCTGCCGAGCCGGGCCTCCCTGGCCCAGAACCCCTACTTCCATCAGCAGGCGGTCGAAGCCCAGGCGAACCGGGTGATCTTCGAGGGCGCGTCCGACGGGAACGTCCACCCCTTCAAGTTCCGCCAGTACGGTGGGGACTGGATGAACCCCATCAACGACGCCCTCGGCGCGGTGATGAACAACGAGCTCAGTCCGGAGCAGGCGCTGCGGGAGGCCCAGAGCCGCCTGGACGACCTGACGGGCCGGTAA
- a CDS encoding LacI family DNA-binding transcriptional regulator — translation MRRATIKDIAERAGVSTAAVSKALNGKPDVSETTRARVWEAARALDYQPNSLARGLVSRRTGTVGLFFLDRDTRGFSHPFAAQVISGLLDTLTTRGYHCVLFSTPGNPHATGEPASYLSLCRQWQVEGAAFMGLRLNDPALRELARSELPVITIDVPLEGPRSTMVGVDNRRAQREAVAYVASLGHRRIAFVNGHLQAAVSLERLAGFREGLADAGLTGPDEWTVASDFTEGGGYAATRALLRRADRPTAILYASDLMALGGYRAAREAGLAIPRDLSIVGFDDIDQASRMDPPLTTVHQERYELGRSAARALLEALDHGRSRAWVPVPWWLERRASCGPPAA, via the coding sequence ATGCGGCGGGCCACCATCAAGGACATCGCAGAGCGGGCCGGCGTCTCCACGGCCGCGGTCTCCAAGGCCCTCAACGGCAAGCCCGACGTCTCCGAGACCACCCGGGCCCGGGTGTGGGAAGCAGCGCGCGCGCTCGACTACCAGCCGAACTCGCTGGCCCGGGGCCTGGTGAGCCGCCGGACCGGTACCGTCGGGCTCTTCTTCCTGGACCGAGATACCCGCGGCTTCTCGCATCCGTTCGCCGCGCAGGTGATCAGCGGCCTGCTGGACACCCTCACCACACGCGGGTACCACTGCGTGCTCTTCAGCACGCCGGGGAACCCCCACGCCACCGGCGAGCCCGCGTCGTACCTGAGCCTTTGCCGCCAGTGGCAGGTGGAGGGGGCAGCCTTCATGGGGCTTCGCCTCAACGACCCCGCCCTGCGCGAGCTGGCCCGATCCGAGCTGCCCGTGATCACCATCGACGTGCCGCTGGAGGGGCCCCGCTCCACCATGGTGGGTGTCGACAACCGGCGGGCGCAGCGCGAGGCGGTCGCGTACGTGGCCTCCCTGGGCCACCGGCGCATCGCGTTCGTGAACGGGCACCTGCAGGCGGCGGTGAGCCTGGAGCGCCTGGCCGGCTTCCGGGAGGGTCTGGCGGATGCCGGTCTGACGGGGCCGGACGAATGGACGGTCGCCTCGGACTTCACCGAGGGTGGGGGGTATGCGGCCACCCGGGCCCTCCTCCGCCGGGCCGACCGGCCCACCGCGATCCTGTACGCGTCGGACCTGATGGCGCTGGGCGGCTATCGCGCGGCGCGGGAGGCGGGGCTCGCCATTCCCCGGGACCTCTCCATCGTCGGCTTCGACGACATCGATCAGGCCAGCCGCATGGATCCCCCCCTCACCACGGTACACCAGGAGCGGTACGAGCTCGGGCGGTCGGCGGCCCGCGCCCTCCTGGAGGCCCTGGACCACGGCCGGAGCCGGGCATGGGTGCCGGTGCCGTGGTGGCTCGAACGGCGGGCCTCGTGCGGGCCGCCGGCCGCGTGA
- a CDS encoding LysM peptidoglycan-binding domain-containing protein, translated as MPEIPWNWVQEKLGQVQVPACPNGVLYTVRSGDTLFGLARRFGVSLDDLIAANPQLPDPSRLRIGQRICIPSGMPSTGVCCVPMQRTSAVDAEAGGVVWIRRRGATGFTVLVSAVGLPAPSVLGETFQTYVFRMDGVGSEMRLVETVGGRQVRTGVFTTDEISLRGTEDVVVRVAGTTDGQVLGPVVLEASVGDCLRRLMSV; from the coding sequence GTGCCGGAGATTCCATGGAACTGGGTCCAGGAGAAGTTGGGCCAGGTCCAGGTACCCGCCTGCCCCAACGGCGTCCTGTACACCGTGCGCAGCGGCGATACCCTCTTCGGCCTGGCGCGGCGCTTCGGCGTGAGCCTGGACGACTTGATCGCCGCCAACCCCCAACTGCCGGATCCCTCGCGCCTCCGCATCGGCCAGCGGATCTGCATCCCCAGCGGCATGCCCTCGACGGGCGTCTGCTGCGTCCCCATGCAGCGCACGTCCGCGGTGGATGCCGAGGCGGGCGGGGTGGTGTGGATCCGCCGCCGGGGCGCCACCGGCTTCACCGTCCTGGTCTCAGCCGTGGGCCTTCCAGCGCCGTCGGTTCTGGGTGAGACCTTCCAGACCTACGTCTTCCGCATGGACGGCGTCGGCTCCGAGATGAGGCTGGTGGAGACGGTGGGTGGGCGGCAGGTGCGCACGGGTGTGTTCACCACCGACGAGATCTCGCTGCGGGGAACCGAGGACGTGGTGGTGCGGGTCGCCGGTACCACCGACGGCCAGGTGCTGGGCCCGGTGGTGCTGGAAGCCTCGGTGGGTGACTGCCTGCGGCGTCTCATGAGCGTTTGA